One window from the genome of Tolypothrix sp. NIES-4075 encodes:
- a CDS encoding OmpA family protein, whose translation MNSGEDAVKADNKLTLREAIALINGTLPLQQLSSAEKALVQQNTPDSRIEFSLPSSETTIQLQQELPALTKSVIVDGTTQTLYNALRSATAEIAIPKPMVAITPALNKEIIRGLNVVADNVQIRGLSIYGFSSSNQGATLTIPPADIFIDNSTKNVVLENNWLGITPDEKMPEKTSAFGVYVFNSRGTTIRRNRISYHDGSGIITSQRAENTLMIENIIVGNGLAGMPDAVRLEGVISNSQLQGNLICGNDGAGVYLFKPSGKVQIRDNRIAFNGKRLRRAAVYLMGNEHQVIDNEISHQTGPGVVVTAFPTSKAYGFGSALGNVIQNNRFGELEGLSIDLNTQQNLDVSDFQRGDGSNPKRNSSNRRIDTGNGAVNAPEFASSELFIVNGKALINGTADAGSQVEIYRVDEQDNDYGPLSQPLATVSVDEKGKFNASLTQLQAGDKISAIATVPKYGTSEPAYNAIIRSVNASQVIQRTPKIQNPQCVSAAPEPLPEPIPEPQPKPEPIRLKVPRIVHFALDKSNISSESATVLNRVVEVLRQYPFIIVEIEGHTDPRASDEYNLALGKRRASSVRNYLLKNAIAPERMTIRSLGETKRRSQGNSRVDTARDRRAELIFKDIRGVEIIIEEQENDLQIEPFR comes from the coding sequence GTGAATAGTGGGGAAGATGCTGTTAAGGCTGATAATAAGTTGACTTTACGAGAAGCGATCGCCTTAATAAATGGTACTTTACCACTACAACAATTAAGCAGTGCTGAAAAAGCTTTGGTTCAGCAAAATACGCCGGACTCACGTATAGAATTTAGCTTACCATCTAGTGAAACCACTATCCAATTACAGCAGGAATTACCAGCTTTAACAAAGTCGGTGATAGTTGATGGTACTACTCAAACTCTTTACAACGCTTTGCGTTCAGCTACTGCGGAAATTGCTATCCCTAAACCGATGGTGGCAATAACTCCTGCACTCAACAAAGAGATAATTCGCGGTTTAAATGTCGTTGCTGATAACGTGCAAATTCGCGGTTTAAGTATTTACGGTTTCAGTTCGTCGAACCAAGGCGCAACATTAACTATACCACCAGCGGATATCTTTATTGACAACAGCACGAAAAATGTGGTGCTGGAAAATAACTGGTTGGGTATTACCCCAGATGAAAAAATGCCAGAAAAAACATCTGCTTTTGGGGTTTACGTTTTCAACAGTAGGGGTACGACAATTCGACGCAACCGTATTTCTTACCATGATGGCAGTGGCATTATTACATCGCAGCGAGCGGAAAATACTTTGATGATAGAAAACATCATCGTCGGTAATGGTCTTGCGGGAATGCCTGATGCAGTGCGTTTAGAAGGGGTAATTTCTAATTCTCAACTTCAGGGCAATTTGATTTGTGGTAACGATGGTGCAGGTGTTTATTTATTCAAGCCATCAGGAAAAGTACAAATTCGCGATAACCGCATCGCTTTCAATGGTAAGCGTTTGCGACGCGCTGCGGTTTATTTGATGGGCAATGAACATCAAGTTATTGATAATGAAATCAGTCATCAAACTGGACCTGGGGTGGTGGTGACTGCATTTCCCACAAGTAAAGCTTATGGTTTTGGTTCAGCGTTGGGTAACGTAATTCAAAATAACAGATTTGGTGAGTTAGAAGGTTTGAGCATTGACTTGAACACTCAGCAAAATCTGGATGTCAGCGATTTTCAACGCGGTGATGGTTCTAACCCTAAGCGTAACAGTTCAAACCGACGCATAGATACAGGCAATGGAGCGGTGAATGCACCAGAGTTTGCTAGTTCTGAGTTATTTATTGTCAATGGGAAAGCTTTAATTAATGGTACTGCTGATGCTGGTTCGCAAGTCGAAATTTACCGAGTTGATGAGCAAGATAATGATTATGGTCCTTTGAGTCAGCCTTTGGCAACGGTAAGTGTAGATGAAAAAGGCAAGTTTAATGCCAGTTTAACTCAGTTGCAGGCGGGAGACAAAATTAGTGCGATCGCTACTGTTCCTAAATATGGCACTTCCGAACCAGCTTACAACGCGATTATTCGTTCTGTTAATGCTTCGCAAGTAATCCAACGAACACCTAAAATCCAAAATCCCCAATGTGTCAGCGCTGCACCAGAACCGCTTCCAGAACCTATACCAGAACCACAACCAAAACCAGAACCGATACGTTTGAAAGTACCGCGTATTGTTCACTTTGCTTTAGACAAATCTAATATTAGTTCTGAAAGTGCAACGGTGCTAAATCGCGTTGTCGAAGTATTGCGGCAATATCCTTTCATTATCGTGGAAATTGAAGGACATACAGACCCGCGTGCAAGTGATGAATACAACTTAGCGTTGGGTAAGCGACGCGCTTCATCTGTGAGAAATTATCTCTTAAAAAATGCGATCGCACCAGAAAGAATGACAATTCGCTCATTGGGTGAAACTAAGCGACGTTCTCAAGGTAATAGCCGTGTTGATACTGCACGAGACAGACGTGCGGAATTGATTTTCAAAGATATCAGGGGTGTAGAAATCATCATCGAAGAACAAGAAAACGACTTACAGATAGAACCATTCCGCTAA
- a CDS encoding EF-hand domain-containing protein codes for MTSQEVAKLWEAFQMFDEDGNSTISAEELGQVMRSLGQNPSDTELRDMIKEVDVDLSGSIDFEEFKALMVSQQGDRQSRLALAFSVFDENGSGQITADEMRAVMSQFGLTDQELDEIIKEVDHDGDASIDFEEFCKLVPEKSETAIGYTDSPIPFITPKTTDSPVTASNDEVAPTSEDTAQTAATEIEPEIERLKEQLAQHPQSEQKRGTSRLQMQIGLFRLIQGAAYRCFRESFSANHETHLRVRNLPYRITDFVEFVKTAIALYKGLGVVEAACHPVLDAVVESLTDEYVRLEERIKNWKTIEKTTEMLAEEKAMVEARRKSANVKDKFAAGVEFAITLKKKHFSLRDIAEGVLAINELNRLRKIELNQEMAPPPAKSEEHPKEYLKKWNRVILSQASEEVDGAMMPVSYWYEDFMPKLLAAFSVSTAADIQSNTVPDEAALDKWYETTKASGEFGFYGADVAENFLKCTPKQKLMLKQAWRLTHHYLNGVQKRRERQEFGRESGALSQYVAFIDIYLGRSDVKDSQMRVSFPYYIGPGVWRFFHTTAEIVSTKTDVQQKALVAVFKDFFQLFATMYPCPYCRHHLNMYVVQNKEVEMYPMEYLLLGRDAQLTNFEVSMEAKLSTVVDGSSLRLFFWKLHNTVSSSIARSEEWYHKDEKAFYTTRYWPSLDTELARAKALKHISIASDRIYRLYGMLKPASRLSGARTTLQKLLQKGDWEGIKEACLVAQDYINDLESAVQSGQFLQETYCFDPDLVDKAPYFTPEEEEFSRSGVFVELT; via the coding sequence ATGACCTCTCAAGAGGTGGCAAAGCTGTGGGAAGCTTTCCAAATGTTTGACGAGGACGGCAACAGTACCATCTCAGCAGAAGAACTGGGGCAGGTAATGCGCTCCTTAGGACAGAACCCCAGCGACACAGAACTGCGGGACATGATTAAAGAGGTAGACGTTGACTTGTCGGGCAGTATCGATTTTGAAGAGTTCAAAGCGCTGATGGTGTCCCAGCAAGGCGATCGCCAGAGCCGTTTAGCCCTAGCATTCAGCGTATTTGACGAGAACGGCAGCGGTCAAATTACCGCTGACGAGATGCGTGCGGTGATGAGCCAATTTGGATTGACAGACCAAGAACTCGATGAGATTATCAAAGAAGTCGATCATGATGGCGATGCTTCAATTGACTTTGAGGAATTTTGTAAGCTAGTACCAGAAAAGTCAGAAACCGCGATCGGCTACACAGATTCACCAATTCCCTTCATCACGCCAAAAACAACCGATAGTCCAGTTACTGCTAGCAACGATGAAGTTGCCCCCACCAGCGAAGACACTGCACAAACAGCAGCCACAGAGATAGAGCCGGAGATAGAGCGGCTAAAAGAACAACTAGCGCAACACCCACAAAGCGAACAAAAGCGCGGTACGTCCCGCTTGCAAATGCAGATTGGTTTGTTCCGTTTGATTCAGGGAGCAGCCTACCGTTGTTTCCGCGAAAGTTTCTCTGCCAATCACGAAACCCACCTGCGGGTGAGAAACCTACCTTATAGAATTACTGACTTCGTGGAGTTTGTGAAGACAGCGATCGCCCTCTATAAAGGGTTAGGTGTAGTGGAAGCCGCTTGCCATCCAGTACTCGATGCAGTAGTTGAATCCCTTACAGATGAATATGTCCGACTAGAAGAGCGCATCAAGAATTGGAAGACAATAGAAAAGACAACAGAGATGTTGGCAGAAGAAAAAGCGATGGTAGAAGCGCGTCGCAAATCAGCCAATGTCAAAGACAAATTTGCGGCAGGAGTCGAATTTGCAATCACCCTGAAGAAAAAGCATTTCAGCTTGCGCGACATTGCTGAAGGTGTGCTTGCCATCAACGAACTCAACCGACTGCGGAAGATCGAGCTCAATCAAGAAATGGCTCCACCACCAGCCAAATCAGAGGAACATCCCAAAGAGTACCTGAAGAAGTGGAACCGTGTCATCCTCTCCCAAGCATCAGAGGAAGTGGATGGTGCAATGATGCCAGTTAGCTATTGGTATGAAGATTTCATGCCGAAGTTACTGGCTGCATTCAGCGTCAGCACTGCCGCAGACATTCAGAGCAACACAGTACCTGACGAAGCAGCTTTGGACAAGTGGTATGAAACAACTAAGGCTTCAGGGGAATTTGGCTTTTATGGGGCAGATGTTGCCGAGAATTTTCTCAAATGCACCCCAAAACAAAAGCTGATGCTCAAGCAAGCATGGCGTCTGACACACCATTACTTGAATGGAGTGCAGAAACGGCGGGAACGTCAGGAATTTGGACGAGAGTCCGGCGCACTTTCCCAGTATGTGGCATTCATTGACATATATCTAGGTCGGAGTGATGTCAAGGACTCGCAAATGCGGGTGAGCTTCCCATACTATATTGGACCTGGAGTATGGCGCTTTTTCCACACCACTGCGGAAATTGTATCTACCAAGACCGACGTACAGCAGAAAGCTCTGGTGGCAGTTTTTAAGGATTTCTTCCAACTATTTGCCACCATGTACCCCTGCCCCTATTGCCGCCATCACCTGAATATGTATGTGGTGCAGAATAAAGAGGTGGAAATGTATCCGATGGAGTACCTTTTGCTCGGACGTGACGCACAACTGACTAACTTTGAGGTGTCAATGGAGGCAAAACTCTCCACTGTAGTTGATGGCTCCTCTTTGCGCTTATTCTTTTGGAAGCTGCACAACACCGTCTCCTCTTCCATCGCTCGCTCAGAGGAGTGGTATCACAAAGATGAGAAAGCCTTCTACACCACCCGCTATTGGCCTAGCCTTGATACTGAGCTGGCACGAGCTAAAGCACTCAAACATATCAGTATTGCAAGCGATCGCATCTACCGCCTTTATGGTATGCTCAAGCCGGCATCGCGGCTCTCCGGGGCAAGAACCACATTGCAAAAGCTGTTGCAAAAGGGTGATTGGGAAGGCATCAAGGAAGCGTGTCTGGTTGCACAAGATTACATCAATGATTTGGAGTCGGCTGTCCAGAGCGGACAATTTTTACAAGAAACATACTGTTTTGATCCTGACCTTGTGGATAAAGCTCCCTACTTTACTCCTGAAGAAGAAGAGTTTTCCCGCAGCGGTGTATTTGTAGAACTGACTTAA